GGGGATCATCAGTCACTATTTTGGTGGTAAGCAAGGCTTGATTGAAGCAACCGTGCGCTATCTATTAAATAACTTGAAATACAGTTTGTTAGATAAGACCTGTGAAGGTTGTAGTGCTGAGCAGCGACTCATGTATATCGTCGAAGCTAACTTTGCCATGGTGCAGCAGCAGTCAAATACGACGCGTACTTGGTTGAGCTTCTGGGCGCAGTCTATGCACGATGACGAGCTACACCGACTGCAGCGCGTTAACAGCCGCCGTTTGCAGAGTAACTTAGCGACTTCGTTTGCTGCTTTTATGTCGCGAGCACAAGCAAAAGAAGCGGCTGAGCTTGCCGCCGGTATGATTGATGGGCTCTGGCTTAGAGCCGTATTAAGCAAAGCTGACCATCATGCGTTTCATCACAGTGAAACGCTCGCAAAACGCTACATTCAATCACTTATTAAGCAGTTTGGAGGATAATGTGACAGTCCCTGTATATCAAAATTTT
This sequence is a window from Pseudoalteromonas piscicida. Protein-coding genes within it:
- the betI gene encoding transcriptional regulator BetI, producing the protein MPKVGMEPVRRQQLIDATLESVAELGLQATTINSISKRAGLSSGIISHYFGGKQGLIEATVRYLLNNLKYSLLDKTCEGCSAEQRLMYIVEANFAMVQQQSNTTRTWLSFWAQSMHDDELHRLQRVNSRRLQSNLATSFAAFMSRAQAKEAAELAAGMIDGLWLRAVLSKADHHAFHHSETLAKRYIQSLIKQFGG